A genomic region of Streptomyces rimosus contains the following coding sequences:
- a CDS encoding VWA domain-containing protein, with amino-acid sequence MSGTQDGTQERLRRWRLVLGGDGADGTGCELRGQDAAMDGALSALYGGRRPGGADDGGARTAGLGASAPNVARWLGDIRTYFPTSVVQVMQRDAIERLGLSALLLEPEMLEAVEADVHLVGTLLSLNKVMPETTKETARAVVRKVVEQLEKRLSSRTRATLTGALDRSARVSRPRHRDIDWDRTIRANLKNYLPEYRTVVPERLIGYGRAAQSVKKDVVLCIDQSGSMAASVVYASVFGAVLASMRAIATRLVVFDTAVVDLTDELDDPVDVLFGTQLGGGTDINRALAYCQSQITRPADTVVVLISDLYEGGIRDEMLKRVAAMKASGVQFVALLALSDEGAPAYDREHAAALAALGAPAFACTPDLFPEVMAAAIEKRPLPIPDMAG; translated from the coding sequence ATGAGCGGGACGCAGGACGGTACGCAGGAGCGGCTGCGGCGGTGGCGGCTGGTACTGGGCGGGGACGGCGCCGACGGTACCGGCTGTGAGCTGCGCGGACAGGACGCCGCCATGGACGGGGCGCTCAGCGCGCTCTACGGAGGCCGCCGGCCGGGCGGTGCGGACGACGGCGGAGCGCGCACGGCGGGGCTGGGCGCCTCGGCGCCGAACGTGGCCCGCTGGCTGGGCGACATCCGTACGTACTTCCCCACCTCCGTCGTCCAGGTCATGCAGCGCGACGCGATCGAACGGCTCGGGCTGTCCGCGTTGCTGCTGGAACCGGAGATGCTGGAGGCTGTCGAGGCCGACGTGCACCTGGTGGGGACGCTGCTGTCGCTCAACAAGGTCATGCCCGAGACGACGAAGGAGACCGCGCGGGCCGTGGTGCGCAAGGTCGTCGAGCAGCTGGAGAAACGGCTCTCGTCCCGCACCCGCGCCACCCTCACCGGCGCCCTGGACCGGTCGGCGCGCGTCAGCCGCCCCCGGCACCGGGACATCGACTGGGACCGCACCATCCGCGCGAACCTCAAGAACTACCTGCCCGAGTACCGCACGGTCGTCCCCGAGCGGCTGATCGGTTACGGGCGGGCCGCGCAGTCCGTGAAGAAGGACGTGGTGCTCTGCATCGACCAGTCCGGGTCGATGGCGGCCTCCGTCGTCTACGCCTCCGTGTTCGGGGCGGTGCTGGCGTCCATGCGCGCCATCGCGACCCGGCTGGTCGTCTTCGACACCGCGGTGGTCGACCTGACCGACGAGCTGGACGACCCGGTCGACGTGCTCTTCGGTACGCAGCTCGGCGGCGGTACGGACATCAACCGCGCGCTCGCCTACTGCCAGTCGCAGATCACCCGGCCCGCCGACACCGTCGTCGTGCTGATCAGCGACCTCTACGAGGGCGGCATACGCGACGAGATGCTCAAGCGGGTCGCGGCGATGAAGGCGTCCGGAGTGCAGTTCGTGGCGCTGCTCGCACTGTCGGACGAAGGGGCGCCCGCCTACGACCGGGAGCACGCGGCGGCCCTCGCGGCCCTCGGCGCACCGGCGTTCGCCTGCACGCCGGACCTCTTCCCCGAGGTGATGGCGGCCGCGATCGAAAAGCGCCCACTGCCGATACCGGACATGGCGGGGTAA
- a CDS encoding DUF5682 family protein, giving the protein MTARDQPLLLGVRHHGPGSARAVRAVLERYEPPAVLIEGPPEADALVALAADEAMRPPVALLAHVPADPGRAAFWPLAEFSPEWVAIRWALAHDVPVRFIDLPAAHSLAMGEGEGDGGEEAEGGGSRGAVSAGRGEADARTAGSGRAAGADDRTPGTGRTAGPDQPADADAAPTPAPDRAAEARIDPVAVLAEAAGYDDPERWWEDVIEHRAHGHRPGNGGESGLTGEDPLAPFEALAEAMTALREAYGVGGHDRDLVREAHMRLRLRDARREFGEGVAVVCGAWHVPALARRTTVTADRQLLKGLPKVKPEVTWVPWTHRRLSRRSGYGAGISSPGWYGHLFSAPDRPIERWMTKIAGLLREEDYAVSSAHVIEAVRLADALAVMRGRPLAGLAEAGDAVRAVLGEGSDAPSALIHDRLVVGDVLGEVPESAPAVPLQRDIARSQRSLRLKPEAAERELDLDLRKETDAGRSRLLHRLRLLGVPWGEPARTRASTGTFRESWRLRWEPELSVRAAEAGIWGTTVEAAATAKARSDAVGTSTLADVTALAERCLLAALPDALPVVMRVLTDRAALDADVGHLAQALPALVRSVRYGDVRGTDAAALGEVATGLAERVFVGLPPACTGLDADGAADMRNHLDATHHAVGLLDEVPADRPGGLRERWAGVLRKLAEREPVPGLLRGRAVRLLLDDGRLAPEDAERLMGLALSAGTPPAEAAGWIEGFAGGDAGGLLLVHDERLLALVDGWLADVPADAFTDVLPLLRRTFAEYDAGVRRTLGELVRRGPAGATGTAAARSDQEAAIPGFGPGLDRDRAAAVLPTLRILLGLPEGMDSTQDTNRTGVAG; this is encoded by the coding sequence ATGACCGCCCGGGACCAGCCGCTGCTGCTGGGAGTACGGCATCACGGCCCGGGTTCGGCGCGTGCGGTGCGCGCCGTACTGGAGCGGTACGAGCCCCCCGCGGTGCTGATCGAGGGCCCGCCGGAGGCGGACGCGCTGGTGGCCCTGGCCGCCGACGAGGCGATGCGCCCGCCGGTCGCGCTGCTCGCCCATGTGCCCGCCGACCCGGGACGGGCGGCGTTCTGGCCGCTGGCCGAGTTCTCCCCGGAGTGGGTGGCGATCCGGTGGGCCCTGGCCCATGACGTACCGGTGCGCTTCATCGACCTGCCGGCGGCCCATTCCCTGGCGATGGGGGAGGGCGAGGGGGACGGCGGGGAGGAAGCCGAAGGCGGGGGGAGCCGGGGTGCGGTGAGTGCGGGGCGGGGCGAGGCCGATGCCCGTACGGCGGGCTCCGGCCGCGCGGCCGGAGCCGATGACCGTACGCCAGGCACCGGACGTACGGCAGGCCCCGACCAACCGGCTGACGCGGACGCAGCCCCCACACCCGCCCCCGACCGCGCGGCGGAGGCGCGGATCGATCCGGTCGCGGTGCTCGCCGAGGCTGCCGGGTACGACGACCCGGAGCGCTGGTGGGAGGACGTGATCGAGCACCGTGCCCACGGACATCGGCCGGGGAACGGAGGGGAGAGCGGGCTGACGGGAGAGGACCCGCTCGCGCCGTTCGAGGCGCTGGCCGAGGCGATGACGGCGCTGCGGGAGGCGTACGGCGTCGGCGGGCACGACCGCGACCTGGTGCGCGAGGCCCATATGCGGCTACGGCTGCGCGACGCGCGCCGGGAGTTCGGGGAGGGCGTCGCGGTGGTGTGCGGCGCGTGGCACGTCCCGGCGCTGGCCCGGCGGACGACGGTGACCGCCGACCGGCAGCTCCTGAAGGGCCTGCCGAAGGTGAAGCCCGAGGTGACGTGGGTGCCGTGGACCCACCGCAGGCTGTCGCGCCGCAGCGGCTACGGCGCGGGCATCTCCTCGCCCGGCTGGTACGGCCACCTCTTCAGCGCGCCGGACCGCCCCATCGAGCGCTGGATGACGAAAATCGCCGGCCTGCTGCGCGAGGAGGACTACGCCGTCTCCTCGGCGCACGTGATCGAGGCCGTACGGCTCGCCGACGCGTTGGCCGTGATGCGCGGCCGCCCGCTGGCCGGGCTGGCCGAGGCGGGCGACGCGGTGCGCGCGGTGCTCGGCGAAGGGTCCGACGCGCCGTCCGCCCTGATCCACGACCGCCTGGTCGTGGGCGACGTACTGGGAGAGGTGCCGGAAAGCGCCCCCGCGGTGCCGCTCCAGCGCGACATCGCCCGCAGCCAGCGGTCACTGCGCCTCAAGCCGGAGGCGGCGGAGCGGGAGCTGGACCTCGACCTGCGCAAGGAGACGGACGCCGGGCGGAGTAGGCTGCTGCACCGGCTGCGGCTGCTCGGCGTGCCGTGGGGCGAGCCCGCCCGGACCCGGGCGAGCACCGGCACGTTCCGGGAGAGCTGGCGGCTGCGGTGGGAGCCGGAACTCTCCGTACGGGCCGCGGAAGCCGGCATATGGGGCACGACGGTGGAGGCCGCCGCGACGGCCAAGGCCCGGTCCGACGCCGTGGGGACCTCGACCCTCGCGGACGTGACGGCGCTGGCCGAGCGCTGCCTGCTCGCCGCGCTGCCGGACGCGCTGCCCGTGGTCATGCGGGTGCTGACGGACCGCGCCGCGCTGGACGCGGATGTCGGACACCTCGCCCAGGCACTGCCCGCGCTGGTGCGCTCGGTGCGCTACGGCGACGTACGCGGCACGGACGCCGCCGCGCTCGGCGAGGTGGCGACCGGGCTGGCCGAGCGCGTCTTCGTCGGCCTGCCCCCGGCCTGTACGGGCCTGGACGCGGACGGCGCCGCCGACATGCGCAACCACCTGGACGCGACGCACCACGCGGTGGGCCTCCTGGACGAGGTTCCGGCAGACCGTCCCGGCGGGCTGCGGGAGCGCTGGGCAGGGGTGCTGCGGAAGCTGGCCGAGCGGGAGCCGGTGCCCGGCCTCCTGCGGGGGCGGGCGGTCCGGCTGCTGCTCGACGACGGGCGGCTGGCCCCCGAGGACGCGGAACGCCTGATGGGGCTGGCCCTGTCGGCGGGGACCCCGCCGGCCGAAGCGGCGGGCTGGATCGAGGGGTTCGCGGGCGGCGACGCGGGCGGACTGCTGCTGGTGCACGACGAGCGGCTGCTCGCCCTGGTGGACGGCTGGCTGGCGGACGTACCGGCGGACGCGTTCACGGACGTACTTCCGCTGCTCCGGCGGACGTTCGCGGAGTACGACGCCGGAGTGCGGCGCACACTCGGTGAGTTGGTGCGCCGAGGCCCGGCCGGTGCCACCGGAACCGCCGCCGCGCGGAGCGATCAGGAAGCCGCGATACCGGGCTTCGGCCCTGGCCTGGACCGCGACCGGGCGGCAGCCGTGCTGCCCACCCTGCGCATCCTGCTGGGCCTCCCGGAAGGCATGGACAGCACGCAGGACACGAACCGTACGGGGGTGGCCGGATGA
- a CDS encoding ATP-binding protein codes for MTENHTGDVAGGAGAGDSAQVLRPHAEDAFAQELKALAAADDRPRPERWRLSPWAVATYLLGGTLPDGTLITPKYVGPRRIVEVAVTTLATDRALLLLGVPGTAKTWVSEHLAAAVSGDSTLLVQGTAGTPEEAIRYGWNYAQLLAHGPSRDALVPSPVMRAMAQGMTARVEELTRIPADVQDTLITVLSEKTLPIPELGQEVQAVRGFNLIATANDRDRGVNELSSALRRRFNTVVLPLPATPEEEVDIVSRRVEQIGRSLDLPPAPAGTDEIRRVVTVFRELRDGVTADGRTKLKSPSGTLSTAEAISVVTNGLALATHFGDGVLRSGDVAAGILGAVIRDPAADRVVWQEYLETVVRERDGWKDFYRACREAGA; via the coding sequence ATGACCGAGAACCACACCGGAGACGTCGCCGGCGGCGCCGGAGCCGGCGACTCCGCGCAGGTCCTGCGCCCGCACGCGGAGGACGCGTTCGCGCAGGAGCTGAAGGCACTCGCGGCGGCCGACGACCGGCCGCGCCCGGAGCGCTGGCGGCTGTCGCCGTGGGCGGTGGCGACCTATCTGCTGGGCGGCACCCTGCCGGACGGCACGCTCATCACACCCAAGTACGTGGGCCCGCGCCGGATCGTCGAGGTGGCGGTGACGACCCTCGCGACCGACCGCGCGCTGCTGCTGCTCGGCGTGCCCGGCACGGCCAAGACCTGGGTGTCCGAGCACCTGGCGGCCGCGGTCAGCGGCGACTCGACCCTGCTCGTGCAGGGCACGGCCGGCACCCCGGAAGAGGCCATCCGCTACGGCTGGAACTACGCGCAGCTGCTCGCCCACGGCCCCAGCAGGGACGCGCTGGTGCCCAGCCCGGTCATGCGGGCGATGGCGCAGGGCATGACCGCGCGCGTGGAGGAGCTGACCCGTATCCCCGCCGACGTACAGGACACGCTCATCACGGTCCTGTCGGAGAAGACCCTCCCCATCCCGGAGCTGGGCCAGGAGGTCCAGGCGGTGCGCGGCTTCAACCTGATCGCCACGGCCAACGACCGCGACCGCGGGGTGAACGAACTCTCCAGCGCGCTGCGCCGCCGCTTCAACACGGTCGTCCTGCCGCTGCCCGCGACGCCCGAGGAGGAGGTGGACATCGTCTCCCGGCGCGTCGAGCAGATCGGCCGCTCCCTGGACCTGCCGCCCGCGCCCGCCGGGACGGACGAGATCCGCCGGGTCGTCACGGTCTTCCGTGAGCTGCGCGACGGCGTCACCGCCGACGGCCGCACCAAGCTCAAGTCCCCTTCGGGCACGCTCTCCACGGCCGAGGCGATCTCCGTGGTCACCAACGGGCTGGCACTGGCCACCCACTTCGGTGACGGCGTGCTGCGGTCCGGGGACGTGGCCGCGGGCATCCTGGGCGCGGTGATACGCGACCCGGCGGCGGACCGGGTCGTCTGGCAGGAGTATCTGGAGACCGTGGTGCGCGAGCGCGACGGCTGGAAGGACTTCTACCGCGCCTGCCGCGAGGCCGGCGCATGA
- a CDS encoding SWIM zinc finger family protein: MNSQGERWTSDHVLALAPDAPSRKAGSRLATRGSWPETGTRGSAVWGLCKGSGSKPYQTVVDTAGPAFKCSCPSRKFPCKHALGLLLMWAGEEGAVGEGEPPAWVTEWLAARQQRAEKKTAAASNEVSGDGSSDSAPSAANQDAARRRAALRVQRIAAGATELEQRLEDLLRSGLATADRAGYGTWDETAARMVDAQAPGLAARVRELGSAATSGPDWPSRLLAECSLIHLLDQAFLGVERLPPALAATVRTRVGLTTDASDVLAGADTMSVRDRWLVLAQQDTEEGMLTSRRIWLRGERTGRMALHLSFGGRDRPLDLSLPRGLVLDADLAYYPGARPLRVVLGTRHADPVPAGGPPPGGGTDAALAAYGHALRDDPWLDAWPVVLTDVVPIPGRDGEPWQLADADGESALPVDPRCTERAGLWRLAAISGGEPVTVFGECGHRGFVPLTTWDPEPVAL; this comes from the coding sequence ATGAATTCGCAGGGGGAACGCTGGACGTCGGATCACGTGCTCGCACTCGCGCCCGACGCACCGTCACGCAAGGCGGGGAGCAGGCTCGCGACGCGGGGCTCCTGGCCGGAGACCGGCACACGGGGCAGCGCGGTGTGGGGCCTGTGCAAGGGCAGCGGCAGCAAGCCGTACCAAACCGTCGTGGACACCGCCGGACCGGCCTTCAAGTGCAGTTGCCCGAGCCGCAAGTTCCCGTGCAAGCACGCACTGGGACTGCTGCTGATGTGGGCGGGGGAAGAAGGGGCCGTCGGCGAGGGCGAGCCTCCCGCGTGGGTGACGGAATGGCTCGCCGCCCGTCAGCAGCGCGCGGAGAAGAAGACGGCAGCGGCGAGCAACGAGGTATCTGGCGACGGCAGTTCTGACTCTGCGCCATCCGCCGCCAATCAGGACGCCGCCCGGCGACGGGCCGCGCTCCGCGTGCAGCGGATCGCCGCCGGGGCCACCGAGCTGGAGCAGCGGCTGGAGGATCTGCTCCGCTCCGGACTGGCCACCGCCGACCGCGCGGGGTACGGCACCTGGGACGAGACGGCGGCCCGCATGGTGGACGCCCAGGCACCCGGACTCGCCGCGCGAGTAAGGGAGTTGGGGTCGGCGGCGACCTCCGGGCCGGACTGGCCGTCCCGGCTCCTCGCGGAATGCTCCCTGATCCACCTCCTCGACCAGGCGTTCCTGGGCGTGGAGCGTCTGCCGCCCGCCCTGGCCGCGACGGTCCGCACCCGTGTCGGGCTCACCACCGACGCGTCGGACGTGCTCGCCGGGGCCGACACCATGTCCGTGCGCGACCGCTGGCTGGTGCTCGCCCAACAGGACACCGAGGAAGGGATGCTGACCAGCAGGCGCATATGGCTGCGCGGCGAGCGGACGGGGCGCATGGCGCTGCATCTCTCCTTCGGCGGGCGGGACCGGCCGCTGGACCTCTCGCTGCCGAGAGGTCTCGTCCTGGACGCCGATCTCGCCTACTACCCGGGCGCCCGCCCGCTGCGCGTCGTCCTGGGCACACGGCACGCCGATCCGGTCCCGGCCGGTGGACCGCCGCCGGGCGGCGGCACCGACGCCGCGCTCGCCGCTTACGGACACGCGCTGCGCGACGACCCCTGGCTCGACGCCTGGCCGGTGGTCCTGACCGATGTCGTACCGATACCGGGGCGCGACGGCGAGCCCTGGCAACTTGCCGACGCCGACGGGGAGTCGGCCCTGCCCGTGGACCCGCGCTGCACGGAGCGGGCGGGCCTGTGGCGCCTGGCCGCGATATCCGGCGGCGAGCCGGTCACGGTCTTCGGCGAATGCGGCCACCGCGGCTTCGTGCCCCTGACCACCTGGGACCCGGAACCGGTCGCACTGTGA
- a CDS encoding DUF5691 domain-containing protein: MIDETTTSATWDDLVSAGLLGTERRTPPVPGRAGRSAAGALLDAAAVSTVRRRAALRPAPARERPVPAPSDPRPPLPPAARRRLGLLLADRNGTGGGHRRGTAPDLTELLPQWLTAATEYGYRAPEALLPALLDAARARTDLRAAALAFAGPRALWLARLNDEWKFALRGAGSTAALPGPDDPEAVRALWEEGLFAERVSLLASLRRRDPAAGRALLARTWSTERAEDRLMFLDSLREGLTVADEPFLEQALSDRSRNVRGTAAELLSALPGTALAGRMADRARSCVTLARIEDGADSSAGPSSDTGDTGAWTLVVEAPRECDAAMQRDGVVLRPPTGRGRRAWWLGQLLEAAPLDCWSRWLGGREPAAIVALPVADGWRTELHDAWCRAAVRQRDVAWTRALLGSPGAAQPGTGPGAGTYGTGPAANGPAPAATPATTTGAAPDTPAGSSRDLARLLTVLPEDERARWVAEFIAAHGLSDAFRMLGVCAVPWSEPLGRAVVDALDIARDAGSYPWSFSGVMGLAERCLDPAAADRLDMLTATPDEPADGSPGAVGYWSEAFQRLVGTLRLRATMRAELTP; encoded by the coding sequence ATGATCGACGAAACCACCACCTCAGCCACCTGGGACGACCTGGTGAGCGCGGGGCTGCTCGGTACGGAGCGCCGTACGCCGCCGGTCCCCGGCCGTGCGGGCCGGAGCGCCGCGGGGGCGCTGCTGGACGCGGCCGCCGTGAGCACGGTCCGGCGCCGGGCCGCGCTGCGCCCCGCGCCCGCCCGGGAGCGTCCCGTACCGGCTCCGTCCGACCCGCGACCGCCGCTGCCGCCGGCCGCGCGGCGCAGACTCGGCCTGCTGCTCGCCGACCGTAACGGCACCGGCGGCGGTCACCGCCGCGGCACGGCTCCCGACCTGACCGAGCTGCTGCCGCAGTGGCTCACCGCCGCGACCGAGTACGGCTACCGCGCCCCCGAGGCACTGCTGCCCGCGCTCCTTGACGCGGCCCGCGCGCGTACGGACCTGCGCGCCGCGGCCCTCGCCTTCGCCGGGCCGCGGGCCCTGTGGCTGGCGCGGCTGAACGACGAGTGGAAGTTCGCGCTGCGCGGCGCCGGGAGCACGGCCGCGCTGCCCGGCCCCGACGATCCGGAGGCCGTGCGCGCCCTGTGGGAGGAGGGCCTGTTCGCGGAGCGGGTCTCCCTGCTCGCGTCGCTGCGCCGCCGCGATCCGGCGGCCGGCCGCGCCCTGCTGGCCCGCACCTGGAGTACGGAACGGGCCGAGGACCGGCTGATGTTCCTCGACTCGCTGCGTGAGGGCCTGACGGTGGCCGACGAGCCGTTCCTGGAGCAGGCGCTGTCCGACCGCAGCCGTAACGTCCGGGGCACCGCCGCCGAGTTGCTGTCGGCCCTGCCCGGCACCGCACTCGCCGGGCGGATGGCGGACCGCGCCCGGTCCTGCGTCACACTGGCGCGCATCGAGGACGGCGCGGACAGCTCCGCCGGGCCCTCCTCCGATACGGGCGATACGGGCGCCTGGACCCTCGTCGTCGAAGCGCCGCGGGAGTGCGACGCGGCAATGCAGCGGGACGGGGTGGTCCTCCGGCCGCCGACCGGGCGCGGCCGGCGTGCCTGGTGGCTGGGCCAGCTGCTGGAGGCCGCGCCGCTGGACTGCTGGAGCCGGTGGCTGGGCGGCCGGGAACCGGCGGCGATCGTGGCCCTGCCGGTGGCCGACGGCTGGCGTACGGAGCTGCACGACGCCTGGTGCCGCGCCGCCGTCCGCCAGCGGGACGTGGCCTGGACCCGGGCCCTGCTCGGGTCTCCGGGCGCCGCCCAGCCGGGCACGGGGCCGGGTGCGGGGACGTACGGAACAGGGCCGGCAGCCAACGGCCCCGCGCCCGCCGCCACGCCCGCCACCACGACCGGCGCCGCCCCCGACACCCCGGCCGGTTCGTCGCGTGACCTGGCGCGGCTGCTGACGGTGCTGCCCGAGGACGAACGTGCGCGATGGGTCGCGGAATTCATAGCGGCCCACGGCCTGTCCGACGCGTTCCGGATGCTCGGGGTGTGCGCGGTGCCGTGGTCCGAGCCGCTGGGGCGGGCGGTGGTCGACGCGCTGGACATCGCCCGGGACGCGGGCAGTTATCCGTGGAGCTTCAGCGGCGTGATGGGCCTCGCCGAACGGTGCCTGGACCCGGCCGCGGCGGACCGCCTCGACATGCTCACCGCGACCCCGGACGAGCCCGCCGACGGCTCGCCGGGAGCGGTCGGCTACTGGTCCGAGGCGTTCCAGCGGCTGGTGGGCACGCTACGGCTGCGCGCCACGATGCGGGCGGAGCTGACCCCGTGA
- a CDS encoding cobalamin B12-binding domain-containing protein: protein MGVQGPIRVVVAKPGLDGHDRGAKVIARALRDAGMEVIYTGLHQTPEQVVDTAIQEDADAIGLSILSGAHNTLFAKVIELLKERDAADIKVFGGGIIPEADIPPLKELGVAEIFTPGATTTSIVEWVRANVRQLAA from the coding sequence ATGGGTGTGCAGGGTCCGATTCGCGTGGTGGTGGCCAAGCCGGGGCTCGACGGCCACGACCGGGGGGCCAAGGTCATCGCGCGGGCGCTGCGCGACGCCGGCATGGAGGTCATCTACACGGGGCTGCACCAGACACCGGAGCAGGTCGTGGACACCGCGATCCAGGAGGACGCCGACGCGATCGGGCTGTCCATCCTCTCCGGGGCGCACAACACGCTCTTCGCGAAGGTCATAGAGCTGCTCAAGGAGCGCGACGCGGCGGACATCAAGGTCTTCGGCGGCGGCATCATCCCGGAAGCGGACATCCCGCCCCTCAAGGAGCTGGGCGTCGCCGAGATCTTCACGCCGGGGGCCACCACCACCTCGATCGTGGAGTGGGTCCGGGCCAACGTACGGCAGCTGGCGGCCTGA
- a CDS encoding esterase/lipase family protein codes for MKALPFLCCLARPSALLRATVVELAILVGHLLLYPTGIQQEQPRALPGTPAGPDPEHDAGGADAIDTGTGTAAGTVPAARTALLPTEGRAHPPVLLLHGFIDNRSVFVLLRRSLLRHGWRHVEALNYSPLTCDLRKAAELLGRHVEQVCERTGHSRVDLVGHSLGGLIARYYAQRLGGDLRVRTLVTLGTPHGGTRVAPLMSAHPLVRQMRPHSDVIVELARPAPNCRTHFVSFWSDLDQLMVPVETARIDHRDLITRSVRVSGVGHLALPVNGAVAAGIREALGAEEEAEGSVSTTSVA; via the coding sequence ATGAAGGCCCTGCCCTTTCTCTGCTGTCTGGCCCGCCCCTCCGCGCTGCTGCGCGCGACGGTAGTGGAGCTGGCGATTCTCGTCGGGCACCTTCTGCTGTACCCGACCGGCATCCAGCAGGAACAGCCCAGAGCTCTCCCCGGCACGCCCGCCGGCCCGGACCCGGAACACGACGCCGGCGGCGCCGACGCCATCGATACCGGCACCGGCACCGCCGCGGGTACGGTCCCGGCCGCCCGGACGGCGCTGCTGCCCACCGAAGGCCGCGCCCATCCCCCGGTTCTCCTGCTGCACGGCTTCATCGACAACCGCTCCGTCTTCGTGCTGCTGCGCCGCTCGCTGCTCCGGCACGGCTGGCGCCACGTGGAAGCGCTCAACTACTCGCCGCTGACCTGTGACCTGCGCAAAGCCGCCGAGCTGCTCGGCCGCCACGTCGAGCAGGTCTGCGAGCGCACCGGCCACAGCCGTGTCGACCTGGTGGGCCACAGCCTCGGCGGCCTGATCGCCCGCTATTACGCGCAGCGGCTGGGCGGCGACCTCCGCGTACGCACCCTGGTCACGCTCGGCACCCCGCACGGCGGTACCCGGGTCGCGCCTTTGATGTCGGCCCATCCGCTGGTCCGGCAGATGCGGCCGCATTCCGACGTGATCGTGGAGTTGGCGCGGCCCGCCCCGAATTGCCGTACGCATTTCGTCAGCTTCTGGAGCGACTTGGACCAGCTGATGGTCCCGGTGGAGACCGCGCGAATCGATCACCGGGATTTGATCACCCGTAGCGTGCGGGTATCCGGCGTAGGGCATCTCGCCCTCCCGGTCAACGGTGCGGTGGCGGCCGGAATACGGGAAGCGCTCGGCGCCGAGGAGGAAGCGGAAGGCAGCGTGAGCACCACATCCGTGGCCTGA